The region AAACTTCCGTTTTAAAAAACATAAAGGCTCCGTTTACAAAGTTAACACTAACAGGATTGGTGTATTCTTGTTTACGTTTTGGATGTTGCTTCGGGAAATTTTTCTCTAAAAAACTACGTCCTAATATTAATTTTCGAATCCCTTTATTATGATCAAAAGACACCACATGATTGCCCTTACCATCATAGTTTTGTGCAGTTGCAACACCAGCTTTTGGGAGTGCATCCATAAATTTTAGCAAAATAGATAAACAGTCATTTTTTAAAAATGCATCGTTATTTAAAAACAGTAGATACTTGCCATTTGCCAACTGTGCACCATGCATATTTCCACCTCCAAACCCAGTGTTTATGATGCTTCTGGTTAAGGACACGTTAGGCTTGTTTGGCATGTTTTCTTTTAAGTAATTATAGTCTTCACTAGTAGAGTTGTTGTCAACAACAATCACTTCAAAAGATATAGATGCGTCAGTATATTCAAATACAGATGCAATACATTTTAATGTGTACTTTGAAGTATTATAGTTTATTATAATTACCGAAACGTCCTTCATGAGCACAAATGTAAAGAAAGCTAGTATATTTTAAATCAAACTAAATAAATATTCTATTTTTGTGCCACTTAAAAAGGTGGTTTTACATTAACAAAAACATGGGTAAAAGAAAAATTTTAATTGTTAGTCCAAGAGCATTTGGATACATAGATTACATGATAAATGCTTTAGAACAATATGATGACGTTGAGGTTAGTGTATTGTTTTTAGAGTATGCTGGTTACAGAAATAAAAAAGAAAAAGTAGTTAATTTTTTATCAAAAACTTTTACTGGTGTTAACTTAAAAAAGACCTATTACTTTTTAAAAACAGATGTCAAAAAATTAGGAAAACAAGACGAAGTTTTAATTATCAGACCAGATTTTTTATCCAATAGCTTTTTAAAGCTTATTAAAAAACATACTAAGGTTTTTAATGCTTTTTATTTTGATAGCGCACAACGTGTTTCTAGAAAGCAGGATATTATTCACTTTTTTGATAAAGTATACAGTTTTGATAAAGTAGATGTCGAAAAATATAATTTTGAATTTATTACTAATTACATTTTCGCTAGATCAGAAATCAATCCTAATCCTGAGTATTTATTTTTTAATATCTCTGGTAATGATGATGATTACAGATTTACCCAATTAGAAAACCTAGGAAAGTATATAAAAAGTAAAGGCTGGACGCTTAAATTTTTGTCGTTCCATCCAAAAAAAGAAAAAGCAGGAAGAGGTATAATAGATGTGATTGATGAGATAATTTATGTAGATGAAGCAATTGATTTAATTAAAAAATCTAAAATTCTTGTCGAGCTACAGCGTAATAACCAAATAGGATTATCCTTTAGGATTTTTGAATCCTT is a window of Olleya sp. YS DNA encoding:
- a CDS encoding glycosyltransferase family 2 protein, translating into MKDVSVIIINYNTSKYTLKCIASVFEYTDASISFEVIVVDNNSTSEDYNYLKENMPNKPNVSLTRSIINTGFGGGNMHGAQLANGKYLLFLNNDAFLKNDCLSILLKFMDALPKAGVATAQNYDGKGNHVVSFDHNKGIRKLILGRSFLEKNFPKQHPKRKQEYTNPVSVNFVNGAFMFFKTEVFANAGGFDTNIFLYFEEMDICYRLQKLGYKSYLVPEAKITHHQGASTGTSKVISKEGLISHMYVIKKNYSYLKYLFIKYYYCLTFIIKPKKWFMLNTILRGAPLSDSLKQSQKITFIK